One Methylomonas sp. LL1 DNA window includes the following coding sequences:
- a CDS encoding response regulator produces the protein MNRYVINELKISSRLAFGFGILLLLVAILGGLSLQHIFTLSSLMNRISDHPLRVIDETQQAITNIISIQRDIRDLIRGDRLINPEELSNNIRKMDQELDQHLQVIRERYLGAPEDIAEAENALSNWRKLRDQTLVFEKNGQLDALDKLLPERRRYAIETVNEFQNILSFARIKARALRADADAETQRAVIRMGLIIAALMLLGGLIAWLITRSVSKPLEILRLRMMALAAGDLSVEIPYREGNSELTAMAQAVQVFKEASAKLESQRWVKSTLSRLSTTLQSATTPLELAQQAIISLVPELGGGAGVFYCWDEAGQSLELLGSYGLKKRRHLLTQFKMGEGLVGQAALERSTIILTEVPDDYARIVSGIGEAPPRTILVAPVLSKDKVLAVVEIGSFASFSPEQQTLIDEVLPILALNLEILERNARTLTLLEQTQQQAEELRASEEELRAQSDQLHAVNEQLRLKSDTLQQQAEELRASEEELRAQREELQATNEELEEKSHGLEQQARLLEQARGEAEKRALERDTASRYKSEFLANMSHELRTPLNSLLILARSLRDNEEGNLTQDQVESAGIIHESGASLLRLINDILDLSKVEAGKMEIAASEIKLEHFTNSLLQRFRLLAESKGLKLTVTTDTELPKSLHCDSGKLEQIINNLLGNAIKFTEQGGVAVHIKRPRASAALINAGLSPETAIEIEITDTGIGIPAHKIESIFQAFEQVDGSASRRYGGTGLGLTISRRLAQFLGGDISVTSIEGKGSTFSLVLPQAVDIQSPSAPAAASAPAPSSPAATPADNQPAPILPALSAESKVTDDRNNISPKDESILVIEDDEAFAKIVRDLSRKRGFKCLVAGDGVVGLELAKRYRPTGIVLDIGLPRMDGWTVMEKLKQQPETRHIPVHFMSATDSGQRGLEMGAVGYFTKPVSKEQIESAFERIRHFSSSSNRRILLVDDDPGTRKAVNTLLANQDVEIVEENNGESALARLQSGEQFDCMILDLSLPGISGVNLLEECTRQQLVLPPVIVYSGRDLSEEDTLALREYTDSIVIKGARSPERLQDEVTLFLHSVQASLPPAQQQQLRKPQQLKEEGIAGHSVLIVDDDMRNTFALSKVLRGKGLNVLMAQDGQKALAQLAEKPEIELVLMDIMMPGMDGYTAIREIRRQACFQSLPIIALTAKAMIGDRENCLEAGANDYLSKPVDIDDLMAMMRRYLLS, from the coding sequence ATGAATCGATATGTGATCAACGAACTCAAAATTTCCTCTCGGCTTGCTTTCGGCTTTGGCATCTTGCTACTCCTGGTAGCGATTCTGGGCGGACTGTCCTTGCAACATATTTTCACGCTTTCCAGCTTGATGAATCGGATTTCCGACCATCCGCTACGCGTCATCGACGAAACCCAGCAGGCTATTACCAACATCATCTCGATCCAACGCGACATCCGCGATTTAATTCGAGGCGATAGACTGATCAATCCGGAGGAACTTTCGAACAATATCCGGAAAATGGACCAGGAGCTGGATCAACATTTACAGGTCATACGCGAACGCTATCTGGGAGCGCCGGAAGATATTGCCGAAGCAGAAAATGCCCTGTCCAATTGGCGCAAACTGCGCGATCAGACCCTGGTATTCGAAAAAAACGGCCAACTCGACGCGCTGGATAAGTTGCTGCCGGAACGGCGGCGCTATGCAATCGAAACCGTCAACGAATTTCAGAACATACTCAGTTTCGCCAGGATCAAGGCCAGAGCTTTGCGCGCCGACGCCGATGCGGAAACGCAACGGGCCGTCATCCGGATGGGACTGATTATCGCGGCATTAATGCTGCTGGGCGGCTTAATAGCCTGGCTGATCACGCGTAGCGTCAGTAAACCGCTCGAAATTCTGCGGCTGAGAATGATGGCACTGGCGGCGGGCGATTTGAGCGTTGAGATTCCTTATCGCGAGGGCAACTCGGAGCTGACCGCGATGGCGCAAGCCGTTCAGGTTTTCAAGGAAGCCTCCGCCAAGCTGGAAAGCCAACGCTGGGTGAAGTCCACCCTATCCCGCCTCAGCACCACCCTGCAATCGGCCACCACCCCGCTCGAACTTGCCCAGCAAGCGATCATCTCGCTGGTTCCGGAACTGGGTGGCGGGGCCGGCGTGTTCTATTGCTGGGACGAAGCCGGCCAAAGCCTGGAATTGCTGGGCAGCTATGGGCTGAAGAAACGCCGCCATCTGCTGACCCAGTTCAAAATGGGCGAAGGCCTGGTCGGCCAAGCCGCATTGGAGCGCTCCACCATCATTCTGACCGAAGTCCCGGACGATTACGCCCGCATCGTCTCCGGCATCGGTGAAGCACCACCCCGCACCATTCTGGTGGCGCCGGTGTTATCCAAGGACAAGGTGCTGGCGGTGGTCGAAATCGGATCGTTTGCATCCTTTAGCCCGGAACAACAAACCTTGATCGATGAAGTATTGCCGATATTGGCCCTTAATCTGGAAATTCTGGAGCGCAATGCCCGCACGCTGACGCTGCTGGAGCAAACCCAGCAACAAGCCGAGGAATTGCGGGCTTCGGAAGAAGAGTTACGGGCGCAAAGCGATCAATTGCACGCGGTCAATGAGCAACTCAGGCTTAAAAGCGATACCCTGCAGCAACAGGCGGAAGAACTGCGCGCCTCCGAGGAGGAATTACGGGCTCAGCGCGAGGAATTACAAGCCACCAACGAAGAATTGGAGGAAAAGAGCCACGGTCTGGAACAACAAGCCAGATTATTGGAACAAGCCCGTGGCGAAGCCGAAAAACGCGCGCTGGAGCGCGACACCGCCAGCCGTTACAAGTCCGAATTTTTAGCCAACATGTCGCATGAACTGCGCACGCCGTTGAACAGTTTGTTGATCCTGGCCCGCTCGTTACGCGACAACGAAGAAGGCAATCTGACCCAGGACCAAGTCGAATCGGCCGGCATCATTCATGAGAGCGGCGCCTCGTTGTTGCGTTTGATCAACGATATTCTGGACTTATCCAAGGTCGAAGCCGGCAAGATGGAAATTGCCGCCAGCGAAATCAAACTCGAACATTTCACCAACTCGCTGTTGCAACGCTTCCGCCTGCTGGCCGAAAGCAAAGGCCTAAAACTGACGGTAACCACCGACACCGAGCTACCCAAATCACTGCATTGCGATTCCGGCAAGCTGGAACAAATCATCAACAACCTGCTCGGCAATGCGATCAAATTTACCGAACAAGGCGGGGTCGCGGTGCATATCAAGCGGCCGCGGGCATCCGCCGCGTTGATCAACGCCGGCCTCTCGCCGGAAACCGCGATCGAAATCGAGATTACCGACACCGGCATCGGCATCCCCGCCCACAAGATCGAGTCGATTTTTCAGGCCTTCGAACAGGTCGACGGCAGCGCCAGCCGCCGTTACGGCGGCACCGGCCTGGGCTTGACCATTTCCCGGCGCTTGGCGCAATTTCTGGGTGGCGACATCAGTGTCACCAGCATCGAAGGCAAGGGCAGCACCTTCAGCTTGGTTCTGCCGCAAGCCGTCGACATCCAGTCGCCTAGCGCGCCTGCAGCGGCTTCCGCGCCCGCGCCGTCATCGCCAGCAGCCACGCCGGCCGACAACCAACCGGCGCCAATCCTGCCCGCCTTAAGCGCCGAGTCCAAGGTCACCGACGATAGGAACAATATCAGTCCGAAGGATGAGAGTATCCTGGTCATCGAGGACGACGAGGCTTTCGCCAAAATCGTGCGTGACTTGTCGCGCAAGCGCGGTTTCAAATGCCTGGTGGCGGGTGACGGCGTGGTCGGCCTGGAACTGGCCAAACGCTACCGGCCGACCGGCATCGTGCTGGACATCGGCCTGCCGCGCATGGATGGCTGGACGGTGATGGAAAAGCTGAAGCAGCAACCGGAAACCCGGCATATCCCGGTACATTTCATGTCGGCGACCGATTCCGGCCAACGCGGACTGGAGATGGGCGCGGTCGGTTATTTCACCAAGCCGGTCAGCAAGGAACAAATCGAAAGCGCCTTCGAACGCATCCGGCATTTCTCCAGCTCCAGCAATCGGCGCATCTTGCTGGTCGACGACGACCCCGGTACCCGCAAGGCGGTCAACACCTTGCTGGCCAACCAGGATGTGGAAATCGTCGAGGAAAACAACGGCGAGTCGGCCCTAGCCCGTCTGCAAAGCGGCGAACAGTTCGACTGCATGATCCTCGACCTGAGCCTGCCGGGCATCAGCGGCGTGAATTTGCTGGAGGAATGTACCCGCCAGCAACTGGTATTACCGCCGGTCATCGTCTATTCCGGCCGCGACCTGTCGGAGGAAGACACCCTGGCGCTACGGGAATATACCGACAGCATCGTGATCAAGGGCGCCCGTTCCCCGGAACGCTTACAGGACGAAGTGACCCTGTTCCTGCATAGCGTGCAAGCCAGCCTGCCGCCGGCCCAGCAACAACAGTTGCGCAAGCCGCAACAACTGAAGGAGGAAGGCATTGCCGGGCATAGCGTTTTGATTGTCGATGACGACATGCGCAACACCTTTGCCCTATCCAAGGTATTGCGCGGCAAGGGCCTGAACGTATTGATGGCCCAGGATGGGCAAAAGGCCCTCGCCCAGCTGGCCGAGAAACCCGAGATCGAGCTGGTGTTGATGGACATCATGATGCCCGGCATGGACGGCTATACGGCGATCCGCGAAATCCGCCGGCAAGCTTGTTTTCAATCGCTGCCGATTATCGCGCTGACGGCCAAGGCCATGATAGGCGACCGGGAAAACTGCCTGGAAGCCGGCGCCAACGACTATTTGTCGAAACCGGTCGACATCGACGACCTGATGGCGATGATGCGCCGCTACCTGCTGAGTTAA
- a CDS encoding CheR family methyltransferase encodes MMDHAKIQEIEISLFLQALFLRHGYDFRDYAKASLKRRVLNIASAAKVDSVAELIPRLLHDRDYLAEVLAELSVPVTEMFRDPTVFKALRHTVLPRLATYPRFNIWQAGCATGEEVYSLAIMLEEEGLLDRAQIYATDINDNALQSAEDGIFPLRCLEEYQRNYQAAGGKAKFSDYYLANAGFFRIHERFRKKIVFAHHNLVSDGVFCEVQLILCRNVLIYFNNDLQRHVLKLFHDSLVRGGFLCLGTRESLRAVEAEKLFIPVNRDMMIFHKNGEAP; translated from the coding sequence ATGATGGATCACGCCAAAATTCAGGAGATCGAAATCAGTCTGTTTCTGCAGGCGCTGTTTTTACGCCACGGTTACGACTTTCGTGATTACGCCAAGGCTTCCTTGAAACGGCGGGTGCTGAATATAGCCTCCGCCGCCAAGGTCGATAGCGTTGCCGAATTGATACCGCGTCTGCTGCACGACAGGGATTACCTGGCCGAGGTACTGGCCGAACTATCGGTGCCGGTCACCGAGATGTTCCGCGACCCGACCGTGTTCAAGGCCCTGCGCCACACCGTGCTGCCCAGGCTTGCCACCTACCCGCGCTTCAATATTTGGCAAGCCGGTTGCGCCACCGGCGAGGAAGTTTATTCGCTGGCGATTATGCTGGAGGAAGAAGGCTTGCTGGATCGGGCGCAAATTTATGCCACCGATATTAACGACAATGCCTTGCAAAGCGCCGAGGACGGTATCTTCCCGCTACGCTGTCTGGAAGAGTACCAGCGCAACTACCAGGCCGCCGGCGGCAAGGCCAAATTTTCGGATTATTACCTGGCCAATGCCGGCTTTTTTCGAATTCACGAACGCTTTCGGAAAAAGATCGTGTTTGCCCACCATAACCTGGTGTCCGACGGCGTGTTCTGCGAAGTGCAATTGATTTTATGCCGCAACGTGCTGATCTATTTCAACAATGATCTACAACGGCACGTATTGAAGCTGTTTCACGATAGCCTGGTACGGGGCGGCTTTTTGTGTTTGGGCACCCGCGAAAGCCTGCGCGCGGTGGAAGCCGAAAAGCTGTTCATTCCGGTCAATCGCGACATGATGATTTTTCACAAGAATGGCGAGGCACCGTAA
- a CDS encoding chemotaxis protein CheB has translation MPSPAASHHSSVNRQAGQPRFQAAVIGCSAGGLEALKIVLGALPPNLDIAVIVVAHTAHDGDHLLPSLLGNICKLPVSEARERDPVEPGRIYVAPPNYHLLIEPNRGFALSVDERVCFVRPSIDVLFCSAADAYREQLIGLILTGANQDGALGLKAVKDAGGYTLAQDPSTAYADTMPKAAIETGAVDRVLPLDALAADILRACTLSVES, from the coding sequence ATGCCGTCGCCCGCCGCTTCCCATCACTCATCCGTCAATCGCCAGGCCGGCCAGCCACGTTTCCAGGCGGCGGTCATCGGCTGTTCGGCCGGAGGGCTAGAGGCCTTGAAAATAGTGCTTGGCGCATTGCCGCCCAATCTCGATATCGCCGTGATCGTCGTCGCTCATACCGCGCATGATGGCGACCATTTGTTACCCTCCCTGCTCGGCAATATCTGCAAACTGCCGGTCAGCGAAGCGCGGGAGCGGGATCCGGTAGAGCCAGGACGGATTTATGTGGCACCGCCCAACTACCACCTACTGATCGAACCTAACCGGGGTTTTGCCTTGTCGGTGGATGAACGTGTTTGCTTCGTCAGACCCTCCATCGACGTGTTGTTTTGCTCCGCCGCCGACGCCTACCGCGAGCAGTTGATCGGCCTGATTCTGACCGGCGCCAACCAAGACGGCGCCCTGGGACTGAAAGCCGTCAAGGACGCGGGCGGCTACACACTGGCCCAAGATCCAAGCACGGCTTATGCCGACACCATGCCCAAGGCGGCGATTGAGACCGGAGCCGTCGACCGGGTCTTGCCGCTGGATGCGCTGGCGGCCGACATACTGCGCGCCTGCACCCTATCGGTTGAATCATGA
- a CDS encoding two-component system response regulator, whose amino-acid sequence MMIEKPKILVVDDIPANLVAMRSLLKRLPCDLVEASSGNQALGFSIEHDFALILLDVDMPGMDGYEVARWLKEEPSTQHIPIIFVTASYEDQQHRLRGYQAGAVDYIQKPVDDVILLSKAGIFLDLYNNRQLAKRELARSEAMRIASTENEARFRQALIDAPIPIMLHAEDGEVILLSRVWTELTGYRQSDIPRVQDWLRKGYCESNADNIPCGIDRRFAKDAWAAFGEYKVRAADGNCLTWIFRSGTLAPLPDGRSLVVTMAADLTERKRAEDQLRLASLVFQNSSEGMTVTDADGTIVSVNPAFTELTGYTAAEVMGKNPRILKSGRHDADFYRAMWDDLNHKGSWQGEIWNRRKDGTIYAEWLSINSIFNDDGSVQRRVALFSDITKRKLDEELIWQQANFDPLTGLSNRRMFHDRLAQQIKESHRNDSCMALIYLDLDEFKNVNDSLGHDMGDILLKEAAQRLLHCVRETDTVSRLGGDEFTIIVGDLEDYSKVERIAQEIIEKLSEPYVLADEVAHVSASVGITLYPDDALDFDTLLKNADQAMYAAKNQGRRRYCYFTPAMQEATLQRMRIVNDLREALANRQFYLHYQPIVELASGKTYKAEALVRWQHPVRGAIGPDEFIPIAEETGTIVEIGDWVFREAASQVVRWRAMFDPAFQVSVNKSPVQFRSNSANHIAWLELLRNLGLPGDSIAVEITEGLLLDVNIKINNKLLAFRNANIQMSIDDFGTGYSALSYLQKFDIDFLKIDRAFVCNLESDPKNKSLCTAIIVMAHELGLKVVAEGVETEAQREFLLAAKCDFGQGYLFSRPLAADEFENWINSQ is encoded by the coding sequence ATGATGATTGAAAAACCCAAAATCCTGGTGGTGGACGATATTCCAGCCAATCTGGTCGCAATGCGAAGCCTGCTCAAACGCCTGCCTTGCGACTTAGTGGAAGCCAGCTCGGGCAACCAAGCGCTGGGATTTAGCATAGAACACGATTTCGCCTTGATCCTGCTGGATGTCGACATGCCGGGCATGGATGGCTACGAGGTGGCGCGCTGGTTGAAGGAAGAACCCTCTACCCAGCACATCCCAATTATTTTCGTCACTGCCAGCTATGAAGACCAGCAACACCGATTGCGCGGCTACCAGGCCGGCGCGGTGGACTACATTCAAAAGCCGGTCGACGACGTGATTTTGCTATCCAAGGCCGGCATCTTTCTGGATCTTTACAATAATCGCCAACTCGCCAAGCGCGAATTGGCGCGCAGTGAAGCGATGCGCATCGCCTCGACCGAAAACGAGGCCCGCTTTCGCCAAGCCCTGATCGATGCGCCTATCCCCATCATGCTGCATGCCGAGGATGGCGAGGTTATTCTACTGAGCCGGGTCTGGACCGAACTGACCGGTTACCGGCAAAGCGACATACCGCGTGTCCAGGACTGGTTGCGGAAGGGTTATTGCGAGAGTAATGCCGATAACATTCCATGCGGAATCGATCGGCGGTTCGCCAAGGACGCTTGGGCCGCTTTCGGCGAATATAAGGTGCGCGCCGCCGACGGCAATTGCCTGACCTGGATATTCAGAAGCGGCACATTGGCACCGCTGCCGGATGGCCGCAGTTTGGTGGTTACCATGGCCGCCGACCTAACCGAACGCAAGCGCGCGGAGGACCAATTACGCCTAGCGTCGCTGGTCTTTCAGAACAGCAGCGAAGGCATGACTGTCACCGATGCCGACGGCACTATCGTCAGCGTCAACCCCGCCTTTACCGAATTGACCGGCTATACGGCGGCGGAAGTGATGGGCAAGAATCCGAGGATACTCAAATCCGGCCGCCACGATGCCGATTTTTACCGAGCAATGTGGGATGACTTGAACCATAAAGGCAGCTGGCAAGGCGAAATCTGGAACCGGCGCAAGGACGGCACGATTTATGCTGAATGGCTCAGTATCAACAGCATTTTTAACGACGACGGTTCCGTACAACGGCGAGTGGCGTTGTTTTCCGACATTACCAAACGCAAACTGGACGAAGAACTGATCTGGCAACAAGCCAATTTCGATCCGCTGACCGGCTTATCCAATCGGCGCATGTTTCATGACCGCCTGGCCCAGCAAATCAAGGAAAGCCACCGTAACGACTCCTGCATGGCCTTGATCTACCTCGATCTGGACGAATTCAAGAATGTTAACGACTCGCTGGGCCATGATATGGGTGACATCCTACTCAAGGAAGCGGCCCAGCGTTTATTGCATTGCGTGCGCGAAACCGACACGGTTTCACGGTTGGGTGGCGACGAATTTACCATTATCGTCGGCGACCTGGAAGACTACAGCAAGGTCGAGCGAATTGCGCAGGAAATCATCGAAAAACTCAGCGAGCCCTACGTGTTGGCGGATGAAGTCGCCCATGTTTCGGCTAGCGTCGGCATCACCTTGTATCCCGACGATGCACTGGACTTCGACACTCTGTTGAAGAATGCCGACCAGGCCATGTACGCGGCCAAAAACCAAGGACGAAGACGCTATTGTTATTTCACGCCGGCCATGCAGGAAGCCACTCTGCAGCGGATGCGGATAGTCAACGATTTACGCGAAGCGCTAGCCAACCGGCAATTTTATTTGCATTACCAGCCCATCGTTGAGCTGGCCAGCGGCAAGACCTACAAGGCGGAGGCCTTGGTGCGCTGGCAACACCCGGTTCGCGGCGCCATTGGCCCCGACGAATTTATCCCGATTGCGGAGGAAACCGGCACCATTGTCGAAATCGGCGACTGGGTATTTCGCGAAGCCGCCAGTCAGGTGGTGCGCTGGCGGGCAATGTTCGATCCGGCCTTTCAGGTCAGCGTCAACAAATCTCCGGTTCAATTCCGCAGCAACTCGGCCAATCATATCGCCTGGCTGGAATTACTCCGAAATCTGGGTTTACCCGGCGACAGCATCGCGGTGGAAATTACCGAGGGTTTATTGCTGGATGTGAATATCAAAATCAACAACAAGCTGCTGGCGTTCCGCAATGCCAACATTCAGATGTCGATCGACGATTTCGGTACCGGCTACTCGGCGCTGTCCTATTTGCAAAAGTTTGACATCGACTTCCTGAAAATCGACCGGGCCTTTGTCTGTAATCTGGAGTCCGATCCGAAAAACAAATCGCTCTGCACCGCGATTATCGTGATGGCTCATGAGTTAGGCCTGAAAGTAGTCGCGGAAGGGGTGGAAACGGAAGCGCAGCGCGAATTTCTGCTGGCGGCAAAATGCGATTTTGGACAGGGCTATTTATTTTCCCGACCGCTAGCGGCCGATGAATTTGAAAACTGGATCAACAGTCAATAA
- a CDS encoding SoxR reducing system RseC family protein: MIEEPAVVTRIADGQVWIKSLQSGACGGCMQQASCATATLAKWLPKREFAIDCDLELRVGDQVRVAIDDSHVLLSSLVLYLLPLLTMLIGVGVANTMLSAAVSDNWLPEIALSVLLLTFWLIHRFQNLLLLVFCFRPQIIGKL; this comes from the coding sequence ATGATCGAAGAACCCGCCGTCGTTACTCGGATAGCGGACGGCCAAGTCTGGATCAAGAGTCTGCAAAGCGGTGCCTGCGGCGGTTGCATGCAGCAAGCCAGTTGCGCTACGGCGACATTGGCCAAATGGCTGCCCAAGCGCGAGTTTGCCATCGATTGCGACCTGGAACTGCGGGTCGGTGATCAGGTGCGGGTTGCGATAGACGATTCGCATGTGTTGCTGAGTTCGTTAGTGTTGTATCTGCTGCCGCTATTGACGATGTTGATCGGCGTCGGTGTCGCCAACACGATGCTATCGGCGGCGGTCAGCGACAACTGGCTGCCTGAAATCGCCTTGTCGGTTCTGTTGCTGACTTTTTGGCTAATACATCGATTTCAAAACCTACTGTTGCTGGTCTTTTGCTTTAGGCCCCAGATAATCGGCAAATTGTAG
- a CDS encoding Rieske (2Fe-2S) protein, producing MPRIDGHALTEQNYLSVDVLLNSTSVRATSANLLLFRYRGQVHAYVNHCMHMHKALNCQQDAIFDAERRWLRCSMHGFIFDPETGVCLSPVCQGRSLKAIKVVERDGLVVFTEKHLQVLAVHRHLPLAGEEGA from the coding sequence ATGCCCCGTATTGATGGCCATGCGCTAACCGAACAGAATTATCTGAGCGTCGACGTGTTGTTAAACAGCACGTCGGTCAGGGCGACTTCCGCCAATCTGCTGCTATTTCGTTATCGAGGCCAGGTGCATGCCTATGTCAACCATTGCATGCATATGCACAAAGCCTTGAATTGCCAACAAGATGCCATTTTCGATGCCGAGCGCCGTTGGTTGCGCTGCTCGATGCACGGCTTTATTTTCGATCCGGAAACCGGTGTCTGCCTTAGCCCGGTTTGCCAAGGGCGAAGCTTGAAAGCGATTAAAGTCGTGGAACGGGACGGACTGGTCGTGTTTACCGAAAAACACCTACAAGTATTGGCGGTTCATCGCCACCTTCCGCTAGCCGGCGAGGAGGGGGCATGA
- a CDS encoding flavodoxin, which produces MAKVGIFFGTDTGNSRKVAKTIHKQLGDLADKPFNVNKASIDDLLAYDVLIIGTPTYGEGELPGLTAGTSTESWEEFLPNLTGADLSGKTVALYGLGDQAGYPGNFVDALGMLYDAFADCGASFVGFTSTEGYDFTSSKAVMDDQFVGLVLDEDNQKELSDQRLQDWLKQIESSWA; this is translated from the coding sequence ATGGCTAAAGTAGGCATTTTTTTTGGAACCGATACCGGCAACTCGCGCAAAGTCGCCAAAACCATACATAAACAACTGGGCGACCTGGCGGATAAACCGTTCAACGTCAACAAAGCCAGCATCGATGATTTGTTGGCCTACGATGTGTTGATCATCGGTACGCCGACCTATGGCGAAGGCGAATTGCCCGGTCTGACGGCCGGTACTTCCACCGAAAGCTGGGAAGAGTTTCTGCCCAACCTGACCGGCGCCGATTTATCCGGTAAAACCGTCGCCTTGTACGGCTTGGGCGATCAGGCCGGTTATCCCGGTAATTTCGTCGATGCCTTAGGCATGCTGTACGACGCCTTTGCCGATTGCGGAGCCTCATTCGTCGGTTTTACCAGCACCGAGGGCTATGACTTTACCAGTTCCAAAGCGGTGATGGACGACCAGTTCGTCGGCTTGGTGTTGGACGAAGATAACCAGAAAGAGCTGTCCGACCAACGCTTGCAAGACTGGCTCAAACAAATCGAATCCAGCTGGGCCTGA
- the grxD gene encoding Grx4 family monothiol glutaredoxin, whose product MSTKDIILKQIADNPVILYMKGVPTAPECGFSGKTVEILNTTKIPYAYVDVLKAPFIRDRLPSVSKWPTFPQLFVKGELVGGADIVESMYNDGSLLPLLQAAVKPADGAAENNTITHSEVEALIISAYPDAEIAIEGQGCDLTIRVISEQFAGLAMVKQHQGVMATLTDPLATGRLHAVTLKTFTPDQWQAQQTEAKPGLLQIQL is encoded by the coding sequence ATGAGCACGAAAGACATCATTCTGAAACAAATCGCCGATAACCCGGTCATCCTCTATATGAAAGGGGTTCCGACCGCGCCCGAATGCGGTTTCTCCGGCAAGACCGTCGAAATCCTCAATACCACCAAAATACCGTACGCTTACGTCGATGTGTTGAAAGCGCCGTTTATCCGCGATAGATTACCGTCGGTATCGAAATGGCCGACGTTCCCGCAATTGTTCGTCAAGGGCGAATTGGTCGGCGGCGCCGACATCGTCGAATCCATGTATAACGACGGCAGCCTGCTGCCTCTATTACAGGCTGCGGTTAAACCGGCCGATGGCGCGGCCGAAAACAACACGATTACCCACTCAGAGGTCGAGGCATTGATTATCAGCGCCTACCCTGATGCTGAAATCGCCATCGAAGGGCAGGGCTGCGATCTGACCATTCGGGTGATCAGCGAACAATTTGCCGGCTTGGCCATGGTCAAGCAACACCAGGGCGTGATGGCAACCTTGACCGATCCGCTGGCGACCGGGCGTTTGCATGCGGTGACTTTAAAAACCTTCACCCCCGATCAATGGCAAGCACAGCAGACCGAGGCAAAGCCCGGCTTGCTGCAGATTCAGCTCTAA